A window from Brachyhypopomus gauderio isolate BG-103 chromosome 6, BGAUD_0.2, whole genome shotgun sequence encodes these proteins:
- the LOC143517634 gene encoding uncharacterized protein LOC143517634: MRVDFRRHPPALLTLTIFNSPVSTVETFRFLGSTISHDLKWEPNITSILKKAQQRMYVLRQLRKLDLPQELLIQFYTAVIESILCTSITVWFGAATKQDRNRLQRTVWTAEKVIGASLPSIQDLYCSRTRKRAEKIITDSSHPGHHMFQLLRSGRRYRTLSTKTVRHKNSFYPQAITFINS, from the coding sequence ATGagagtggacttcaggagacacCCCCCAGCACTGCTGACCCTCACTATCTTCAACAGCCCCGTGTCTACTGTAGAGACCTTCAGGTTCCTGGGCTCCACCATCTCACATGACCTGAAGTGGGAGCCCAACATCACCTCCATCCTCAAAAAGGCCCAGCAGAGGATGTACGTCCTACGCCAGCTGAGGAAGTTAGATCTGCCTCAGGAGCTGCTGATCCAGTTCTACACTGCAGTCATTGAGTCCATCCTGTGCACATCCATCACAGTGTGGTTTGGAGCAGCCACAAAGCAGGATAGGAACAGACTGCAGAGAACAGTGTGGACTGCTGAGAAGGTCATTGGTGCTTCTCTGCCCTCCATCCAGGACTTGTACTGCTCAAGAACCAGGAAACGGGCAGAGAAAATCATCACAGACTCCTCACACCCGGGTCACCACATGTTTCAGCTCCTCCGATCTGGCAGACGCTACAGAACGCTGTCCACTAAGACCGTCAGACACAAGAACAGTTTCTACCCACAGGCCATCACCTTCATCAACAGCTGA
- the LOC143517631 gene encoding tripartite motif-containing protein 16-like protein isoform X2 produces MAEATSLVDHNLFICPVCLDVLKDPVTIPCGHSFCMGCINDCWDQNDQMGIYSCPQCRETFTQRPVLRRNYMLAKVLEKLKTTELQSEVKTTDLQSEVKTELQSEVKNTDLQSAPPVLCSTGPGDVECDFCSEKKHKATKFCLMCLAFICETHLQPHREVSVLKKHKLIEASSHLREMISPQLMEIYSHFSQSFICFMCTMEDHKGHDAVAAATERAQKQCSAQTAVEDSEKIFTELICSIEKKRCEVRELIRAQEKAELSPAEGLLDQLDQEITDLKRRDTELEQLSHTEDHIHFLQSFQSLCVSSGSDDSSSISVHQHLSFDGVKKSLSNLKERIEEFCKKDFNNIRPHGAAVQILSSEPKTRRDFLKYFCQLTLDPNTVHRRLSLSERNRVVRWSGEIQPYSTHPDRFDHWAQVLSKERVCGRCYWEVEWTSGGGVSIAVSYKEISRKGNGYDCGFGLNPQSWSLECFSSLSFWHNNIQTEIPDPPSSRIGVYVDHSAGTLSFYRVSDTMSLLHTVHTTFTQPLYAGFWAASCSTIRLCDPK; encoded by the exons ATGGCAGAGGCCACTTCTTTAGTAGATCATAACCTCTTCATCTGCCCAGTTTGTCTGGATGTACTGAAGGATCCAGTGACTATTCCCTGTGGACACAGTTTCTGTATGGGGTGTATAAATGACTGCTGGGATCAGAATGATCAGATGGGAATCTATAGCTGTCCTCAGTGCAGAGAGACTTTCACTCAAAGACCTGTTCTACGTAGAAACTACATGTTGGCTAAAGTGCTAGAGAAACTGAAGACAACGGAACTCCAGTCTGAAGTGAAGACAACAGATCTCCAGTCTGAAGTGAAGACAGAACTCCAGTCTGAAGTGAAGAACACAGATCTCCagtctgctcctcctgttctctGTTCCACTGGACCTGGAGATGTGGAGTGTGATTTCTGCTCTGAGAAAAAACACAAAGCCACCAAGTTCTGCTTGATGTGTCTGGCTTTCATATGTGAAACTCATCTCCAACCTCACCGTGAAGTTTCTGTTTTGAAAAAGCATAAGCTGATCGAAGCCtcctcacacctgagagagatgaTCAGCCCTCAGCTGATGGAGATCTACAGTCATTTTAGTCAAAGCTTCATCTGCTTTATGTGCACGATGGAGGACCACAAAGGTCACGATGCAGTGGCAGCTGCTACAGAAAGAGCCCAGAAACAG TGTTCTGCACAGACAGCAGTGGAGGACAGTGAGAAGATCTTTACTGAACTGATCTGCTCCATTGAGAAAAAGCGCTGTGAGGTGAGAGAGCTGATCAGAGCTCAGGAGAAGGCTGAACTGAGTCCAGCTGAAGGACTCCTGGATCAACTGGATCAGGAGATCACTGATCTTAAGAGGAGAGACACTGAGCTGGAGCAGCTCTCCCACACAGAAGATCACATCCATTTCCTCCAG AGTTTccagtctctctgtgtctcttctgGATCTGATGATTCATCCAGCATCTCTGTCCATCAACATCTCTCATTTGATGGAGTGAAGAAATCTCTCTCTAATCTGAAAGAGCGAATAGAGGAATTCTGTAAGAAGGATTTCAACAATATCCGTCCACATG GTGCAGCAGTTCAGATTTTGTCCTCAGAGCCAAAGACCAGAAGAGACTTCCTgaaat ATTTCTGTCAGCTGACTCTGGATCCCAACACAGTTCACCGGCGCCTCAGTCTGTCTGAGAGGAACCGAGTGGTGAGATGGAGTGGGGAGATCCAGccatactccacacaccctGACAGATTTGACCACTGGGCTCAGGTGTTGAgtaaggagagagtgtgtggacgctgttactgggaggtggagtggactagtgggggaggggtgtccaTAGCAGTCTCATATAAAGAGATCAGCAGGAAAGGAAATGGTTATGATTGTGGGTTTGGACTCAACCCTCAGTCCTGGAGTCTGGaatgtttttcttctctctctttctggcaCAACAACATTCAGACTGAGATCCCAGATCCACCATCTTCCAGAATAGGAGTGTATGTGGATCACAGTGCAGGAACTCTGTCCTTCTACAGAGTCTCTGACACAATGAGTCTCCTACACACAGTCCACACCACATTCACTCAGCCCCTCTACGCTGGGTTCTGGGCTGCTTCATGTTCAACTATCAGGTTGTGCGATCCCAAATAA
- the LOC143517631 gene encoding tripartite motif-containing protein 16-like protein isoform X1, with the protein MKMAEATSLVDHNLFICPVCLDVLKDPVTIPCGHSFCMGCINDCWDQNDQMGIYSCPQCRETFTQRPVLRRNYMLAKVLEKLKTTELQSEVKTTDLQSEVKTELQSEVKNTDLQSAPPVLCSTGPGDVECDFCSEKKHKATKFCLMCLAFICETHLQPHREVSVLKKHKLIEASSHLREMISPQLMEIYSHFSQSFICFMCTMEDHKGHDAVAAATERAQKQCSAQTAVEDSEKIFTELICSIEKKRCEVRELIRAQEKAELSPAEGLLDQLDQEITDLKRRDTELEQLSHTEDHIHFLQSFQSLCVSSGSDDSSSISVHQHLSFDGVKKSLSNLKERIEEFCKKDFNNIRPHGAAVQILSSEPKTRRDFLKYFCQLTLDPNTVHRRLSLSERNRVVRWSGEIQPYSTHPDRFDHWAQVLSKERVCGRCYWEVEWTSGGGVSIAVSYKEISRKGNGYDCGFGLNPQSWSLECFSSLSFWHNNIQTEIPDPPSSRIGVYVDHSAGTLSFYRVSDTMSLLHTVHTTFTQPLYAGFWAASCSTIRLCDPK; encoded by the exons AT GAAAATGGCAGAGGCCACTTCTTTAGTAGATCATAACCTCTTCATCTGCCCAGTTTGTCTGGATGTACTGAAGGATCCAGTGACTATTCCCTGTGGACACAGTTTCTGTATGGGGTGTATAAATGACTGCTGGGATCAGAATGATCAGATGGGAATCTATAGCTGTCCTCAGTGCAGAGAGACTTTCACTCAAAGACCTGTTCTACGTAGAAACTACATGTTGGCTAAAGTGCTAGAGAAACTGAAGACAACGGAACTCCAGTCTGAAGTGAAGACAACAGATCTCCAGTCTGAAGTGAAGACAGAACTCCAGTCTGAAGTGAAGAACACAGATCTCCagtctgctcctcctgttctctGTTCCACTGGACCTGGAGATGTGGAGTGTGATTTCTGCTCTGAGAAAAAACACAAAGCCACCAAGTTCTGCTTGATGTGTCTGGCTTTCATATGTGAAACTCATCTCCAACCTCACCGTGAAGTTTCTGTTTTGAAAAAGCATAAGCTGATCGAAGCCtcctcacacctgagagagatgaTCAGCCCTCAGCTGATGGAGATCTACAGTCATTTTAGTCAAAGCTTCATCTGCTTTATGTGCACGATGGAGGACCACAAAGGTCACGATGCAGTGGCAGCTGCTACAGAAAGAGCCCAGAAACAG TGTTCTGCACAGACAGCAGTGGAGGACAGTGAGAAGATCTTTACTGAACTGATCTGCTCCATTGAGAAAAAGCGCTGTGAGGTGAGAGAGCTGATCAGAGCTCAGGAGAAGGCTGAACTGAGTCCAGCTGAAGGACTCCTGGATCAACTGGATCAGGAGATCACTGATCTTAAGAGGAGAGACACTGAGCTGGAGCAGCTCTCCCACACAGAAGATCACATCCATTTCCTCCAG AGTTTccagtctctctgtgtctcttctgGATCTGATGATTCATCCAGCATCTCTGTCCATCAACATCTCTCATTTGATGGAGTGAAGAAATCTCTCTCTAATCTGAAAGAGCGAATAGAGGAATTCTGTAAGAAGGATTTCAACAATATCCGTCCACATG GTGCAGCAGTTCAGATTTTGTCCTCAGAGCCAAAGACCAGAAGAGACTTCCTgaaat ATTTCTGTCAGCTGACTCTGGATCCCAACACAGTTCACCGGCGCCTCAGTCTGTCTGAGAGGAACCGAGTGGTGAGATGGAGTGGGGAGATCCAGccatactccacacaccctGACAGATTTGACCACTGGGCTCAGGTGTTGAgtaaggagagagtgtgtggacgctgttactgggaggtggagtggactagtgggggaggggtgtccaTAGCAGTCTCATATAAAGAGATCAGCAGGAAAGGAAATGGTTATGATTGTGGGTTTGGACTCAACCCTCAGTCCTGGAGTCTGGaatgtttttcttctctctctttctggcaCAACAACATTCAGACTGAGATCCCAGATCCACCATCTTCCAGAATAGGAGTGTATGTGGATCACAGTGCAGGAACTCTGTCCTTCTACAGAGTCTCTGACACAATGAGTCTCCTACACACAGTCCACACCACATTCACTCAGCCCCTCTACGCTGGGTTCTGGGCTGCTTCATGTTCAACTATCAGGTTGTGCGATCCCAAATAA